From the Zymomonas mobilis subsp. pomaceae ATCC 29192 genome, the window TGGTGGCCCCAAGCATGGCTTGGCTTAGTTTTTAGTTGGGCTGCTTTGGTTGGCGGTATAGGTGTTCGACATTATTTAGATCCTGCTACGCTTTCTCTTTATCTCGGCAGTATTTTCTGGGTCATCGGTTTTGATACCATTTATGCTATTCAGGATATTGAGGACGATGCCTTGGCCGGTATTAAATCCTCTGCCCGCGCTTTAAAAAATCATATTCGGGCTGGTATTGCTGTATTTTATAGTTTGGCGTTGCTGTTTTGGGGCATAGCCTTGTGGTTAATACAGCCACAATTTTTAGCTTTAGTCGCGTTATTTCCATTAGCTTGTCACTTTTTATGGCAAGTTATGACCTTAGATACCAAAAATGGTAACAATGCTCTTTTAAGATTTCGATCAAATCGTGAAGCTGGGTTTTTATTATTTTTAGCCTGTAGCACCATCGGAATGGTAGGCATATTTTATCTAAGATAGCGCTGTTCTTTATAAGGATTGATATTCCTTCCGCCCTAAAGCGCCCCATTTTCTCCAGCGAGAGGAACACGACCGATCGTTAGAATGTGTCCTAGTCTCTGTCTGTCCGTGCGGTGTAAATTATCAAGGCCGTGAAACATCCCATAATGACGACATATTCATTTCCTTATGCCGATTTACTATAGTTTCTGGGCAGATGTCGGTTTTCTACAGTCAGAACAAGGGTAATAAC encodes:
- the ubiA gene encoding 4-hydroxybenzoate octaprenyltransferase, which encodes MSVESDSQIVSDSEVKGLISRLPKKVRAYVSLARADRPIGSWLLFWPGAAAVALSGGLITNWFLLPALLLGSFLMRSAGCIYNDIVDRDLDKKVARTWNRPLASGIISLKSAYLFLGILCLAGLGCLSVFNNIARWVAIASLLLVAIYPFMKRISWWPQAWLGLVFSWAALVGGIGVRHYLDPATLSLYLGSIFWVIGFDTIYAIQDIEDDALAGIKSSARALKNHIRAGIAVFYSLALLFWGIALWLIQPQFLALVALFPLACHFLWQVMTLDTKNGNNALLRFRSNREAGFLLFLACSTIGMVGIFYLR